The Oncorhynchus clarkii lewisi isolate Uvic-CL-2024 chromosome 20, UVic_Ocla_1.0, whole genome shotgun sequence nucleotide sequence GtctcacaaaaacaaaaaaaaacaggtgCAAATGCTTTGTAAATTAGGACCCCTGAACTCTACATTTCGCTTACAAAATTAGACAACTCAAAGCACTTGCAATCCTAAAGGGAACATGCAGATACACACTTATTCTCTaaacaatcaattaatcaattttATGTAGCACATTTCTTACAGAGAATGTATTTTAAAGTGCTTTTAACGATCCTTGGATGTGCTGGAGTTTGGCATGGTGGTCTAAAACCGACACCGGACCATGCATTGCCCTCTGCTATGGAGATTTTAATTCCCCCATCTGCAACTTTAAAGCATGTCCATCCACTTATATTCTATCTTTCTCCAATGTATCTTTCTTatgaagtcacacacacacaaaaaaaacatttggatTGATCTAAGTCACAAATAAAATGGTGACATAAACACAACAACTCCTGTCATTCCCTCCTGTTACCTCAGTTTTTATTTTAATGAAGCGTTGTGTTGTCGCTTCGAGATCAGTTTGATCAATGATGAGCACGTAAGCTGATATCCAATGATTACACCTTCTAAAGACAAGAATGTGATTCCATTCAAGAACTAGACATACCTTGTAATGCATTgttatgtacagatgtaggatcttaatttgagccagattgctacaacaggaaaataatcctgcagcaacaggaaatgtgaattattttgtggattataatgaatggacatttatgtaggggttgatacattttgtaTTAGgataaatcaagtctgaaatttctaaaTGGTAATTACAGACTTTAGGAGCATTTtgaaaactcaaatacactacacgtttGCATTTCCTGtagtgcaggaaaattctctgcaaattaagatcctacatctgtaattaGCCAATAATAAAGGGGAGCATGAGGTCTGAATCTCGTTGCTCTCATGTGTCCTCATCTATTATTCCACAAAAGGCCTGGAAAGGAAATGTGAGGAATTGGAGTGACGCTTGTCAGATAAAAGCACGCCCAGCTGACCCATAACATAACAGAGACCCATATGTCTCTTAGAGCATGGTGAGAccatggttgtcctatggttatttttgCATACAACcgtcccacaactttctgggaatggtgcaggatagtttcTCAGTATTTCCTTAATTTAACAACACTTTTACTAAAAGTTCAAACATAGTTACATTTAATTTCaatgttggtaatgttctaggaacgttctcggACTGGTAAAGTTTGACATTGAGAATGTTCTaaaagatgtaaaaaaaaaaaaaaacattcttctctgggaatttcagtacttcagcataacgtttcctacagttttcctcatggttctaattcaaatcaaaatccaacccaattttatttatcacatacacatggttagcagatgttaatgcgagtgtagcgaaatgcttgtgcttctagttccgacagtgcagtaatatttaacaagtaatctaacaatactcccaacaactacctaatacacacaaatctaaaggggtgaatgagaatatgtacatataagtatatggatgagtgatggccgagcggcataggcaaggtgcaatagatggtataaaatacagtatatacatgtgctatgagtaatgtaagatatgtaaacattattaaagtggcattatttagagtgtaTTGTATAAattgactagtgatccatttattaaagtggccagtgattgggtctcaatgtaggcagcagcctctgagttagtggtggctgtttagcagtttgatggccttgagatagaagctgtttttcagtctctcggtctcagctttgatgcacctgtactgacctcgccttctggatggtagtggtgtgaacatgcagtggctcgggcggttgatgtccttgatgatattttgatgatatcgggtgctgtaggtgtcctggagggcaggaagtttgcccccagtgatgcgttgtgcagactgcaccaccctctggagagccatacggttgagggtggtgcagttgccgtaccaggctgtgatacagcctgacaggatgctctcaattgtgtatctgtaaaagtttgttctcaaaatgttctcaaattgttccaagGACATTAAttaacaacgttcttctgtgggaatttcagtaatTCAGCATAAAGttttctacaggtttcctcatggctCTATGTAAAGTAATATTCTCAAATTATTCGGGGAACAAGAttaaaactttccataaaaaccacacGAAAACATTAGCAACGTTCAGAGAATGTTACAAGAATGTTATTTTAAAACATACATTCTGTTTTCAGCAttaacaaaactctctctatcctctatcttgttaattGTGTTGGCCGTGCCcgctaattggccacacctgatcttaatgagtgattgtttcctttgaaataggCTAAAATTAACAGCTTTGTATGCCTAAAAAAACATaacatgctagctccatcctggtggcgcagtggactaaATTCATGGTTAGAGAGCATATGATTATAGGTTTTAATCTAACTGATGCTgtgtaacaataacaaataaatGTGTTTGTATGATTAATGCGTATGGAAAATAATTTCCATGTGTCCAATAGGTGCTTGGGAGTTCAAAAATGATTACCCaaaataagctagcagtgttattagaAGTCTTATTGAACAATTATTCTGTCaaagttttaaggaagttattcgAAAACCCCCAAATAAACCTATAATGTCCATTCTCAGAGTGTTAATTAAACCTCCTAGAACAATCAAGGAACCAgagttggttactacatggttccatatgtgtttttcatagttttaatgtcttcactattattctacaatgtagaaaatagttgttttttttaataaagaaaaaccctcgaatgagtaggtgtgtccaaacttttaactggtattATACATTTGCAGAATTTcaaaggaaccaaatgtgctggCTGGGACTCCGTTGAGCTATTGTTTGCTTGGGACAATGCTCAGTGACTCGACATCgctggttgttgtgtgtagatttccCCGTGATTATGGAGAAGAGCCAATCAGGATTGAGATGCCGGTGGAGCGTGGGTATTCTTGGCTTTGTCAGAGAGCATAAAGAATCCACCGAGCTTCCTTGAGAACAGGGTTGAGAGGGTGATAATGTACACAGTATTTAGCCATTGAACACAAATAATAATTACAAAAAAATGGATATTTGCTGTGAGACGGCCTCAGAAGACCTTGACAAGACCAAAAGGCTTTTGTAAGTTGTTGATGTAATTTGgttttgtaattattattattattattttaaataaaaGTTGTTATAGGCGTTATGAGCCATATTTGTATTGTATTACATTTGCATAATTTCATCACATATGAAACATCGTAATGTGACTGGCCTATAAATAAGTGTACtataatacatttctaaaaagaCCACTGAACATTATTTCTGTGTTCTTATAATTTATTCTGCAGGCATAAACCCTGGAAATCGAGACTCCACAACTTCCTCAATAGTCCCTCACCTCATTCAAGGAAAAAACTGCACAGGTAtgtgaaactgaaaaaaatatctatataatTTTTCTGGTATGTATTTTAAATATGTTGTCACTATACCATGATTTTACGAAATATatgataccaggccaagtatcacgatACCGAGTAGTATGGTGAGGGGGGGCTCTGTGGCCGAGCGTCCTGTTCACCCCGTCCTCCTGACGCTTGTTCCCGTTTTCTAAACGTTATGTGCATGTGCTACAAAACAAACCCGTCACAGACATTCATACTTTtactcaatacaacacattaactTCACACTGTTCACTGTATAATACAATACTGCATAGAATggctattttattttacctttatttaactaggcaggtcagtttaagaacaaattcttatttacaatgacggccaaccggggaacagtgggttaactgccttgttcaggggcagaacgaccggtttttaccttgtcagctccgggacttgatccaacgctctaaccacgaggctacctacCTGCCGCTCCAAAATGTGCAAATGCCCACCTATGATTTGgctggaggaatgggaggaaggaATATACATGTCATTGTAGCAGTAAGGAGAAAACGCTATATATGAATCAAACCTATCTTTGAAGCACATCTCATGAGTTGCAGACCCTTCTAATTTCTCCCTGTGGCAATCAAATTGGCCTAGACCTACTAGCAGGTTGTTAGCTAGATAGTAGGTCTAGGCGAGACCTACTGTCAAGTTAGCAGGTTGTTAGCTAGATAGGTCTGGCCTTGACCTACTGTCAAGTTAGCAGGTTGTTAGCTAGATAGTAGGTCTGGCCTAGACCTACTGTCAAGTTAGCAGGTTGTTAGCTAGACAGTAGGTCTGGCCTTGACCTACTGTCAAGTTAGCAGGTTGTTAGCTAGATAGTAGGTCTGGCCTAGACCTACTGTCAAGTTAGCAGGTTGTTAGCTAGATAGTAGGTCTGGCCTAGACCTACTGTCAAGTTAGCAGGTTATTAGCTAGATAGTAGGTCTAGGCGAGACCTACTGTCAAGTTAGCAGGTTGTTAGCTAGATAGGTCTAGGCGAGACCTACTGTCAAGTTAGCAGGTTGTTAGCTAGATAGGTCTAGGCGAGACCTACTGTCAAGTTAGCAGGTTGTTAGCTAGATAGTAGGTCTGGCCTAGACCTACTGTCAAGTTAGCAGGTTGTTAGCTAGATAGGTAACATGACTGAATAACGTTGTTTGTTATCAAACCAATAATTAGGAAGATAAAAGGGTAGCTCCGTTTATAGGAGTAATATTTTCTTAAACCGTTTGAGCTACAATCCGTTTTCTTTGCTCTAAAGCTGCAAGCATGTCTGTCGCGAAGCGGTTTTTCCTCTCTGGCACTGCTGTGTGACAGCGAATGTGCAAAGACGATACCCAGATTGGCCTGTGCTCTTGATTATATCAGGGATTAAATTATATACAATGTATCAattctgctcgttctgtgcacTGCTCCAGTGTATCAAACATACAAATGTAATAACAGAAGATTGATCAGGGTCTCCATCCCTGCTCGCCATCAAGGctcaattatattttaaaaactgATGGAGGAATAGATATGCAGTGAGAAGCAGGTGAGTGCGGGCTGGCAGTGATTACGGCTTGCTGATCACAGCTGCCACACATGATAAACGCATGAAAGTGAAGTGGACATTATTGGACCGGTGCATACAAGAGACTAATAATTGCTGTTGCTTAAAACATTTACTGAACTTGTAAACAACTGACATTGTAAACATTTCATAACAGGCGATAGCGGGTTCTTTAGATCGGTAGGGCCGAAAATGTTTGTAGTATTATATGAAACTGtatgttattctaaaatgttggtATCGTGACGTTTTGATTATGTTACTGGTCTACCAGTATACCTTGCAACACCAATTCAATTACACTATTCCCATATTTCAACctctttttgtttttgttttatttccaGACAATCTGTTAATGAGGCGAAACAGTGGGGACAATCCTTAGAGAAACTACTCAATCATAAATGTAatttttgttttatatatatatacagtaaatatatatacagcatatttttgtaaatatataaaacacactaCCAGACTGCAGATTACGCCTAAATCAACCCAAATATTTTCCCTCCATTTTGCTTCTAGGTGGCCAAGTGGCATTTCGGGTCTTCCTGAAATCTGAGTTCTGTGAGGAGAACCTGGAGTTTTGGCTTGCCTGTGAAGAGTTCAAGTCCATCACCAGTCCAGAGAAGCTTGCCTGGAAAGCTACTAGCATTTATGAAgaattcatccaaagtgactcCCCTATGGAGGTAGAAACACATTATATTATCATTATCACAGTACCATCATGTATATCACTTTATGTTCCTTATAGTGATAATAAATGAGTGACTTTCTTTGCAAGTTATACAGattttataaaatatatatatttagaaatTCCCCATGAGTAACTCTGTACCTGCTGCAAAGTGGGAGAATATAATCTTTAAACTTTCCAGGATGACATGAAGGAAAACTATAATAGATTTAAAAGTAACCTACTTCTAAAACCAAATTAGATGAACGACTGACATGTATGATATTAGTGTATAAATAGGGTTATTTAAGGTTGTGTCGAGTGTGATTATTGCATTTTTTTCTCAAATCAGGTCAACGTCGATTACCACACAAGAGACACGATTGCTCAGAGTCTCCACAAGCCAACCCCATCTTGTTTTGACGTTGCCCAGAGGAAGGTCTGTAGCCTTATGGAGAACGATGCGTATCCTCGGTTCATTCAGTCTGACTACTACAAGGACCTGTGTGCTGGTGGCAGGGGCTTAGGAAAACATAAAATAACTTGAGACTGACTGACTCAAGACTCCACAAAAATGTACTCTGGCAATCCaattctctgctcttctcttgaAGTGTGCACTTGACTTGAACACTCCCTCACATGGAATGGTTCACCTGATAAAAAACCGACGAACGCTACTGACTtcaagtgtctgtgttatttgtaTATATTGATGGTGATGTATATTTGTAAACTTGTAATATTTCATATTTAATAATTCCATTGTAAGTTGTACTTGTAATTCAGCTTGTTGCTATAACGATTTATTGtacattaaaaaataaacatattcatgGATTTAGCGACGTGAAAATTCCTCCAGCCAATGATTACATCAATCCCATGTGTAAGTACAAGTACCcttctggaggagaggagagaatcgGGGTGCGGCCTTAGTCCTCTTCATCCCCCTGTGACGCGTTAGGGCATCGACCACCTACACTGAACATTGCAGCATGGTCTCATCTGATAACACAATCATAGCCAGATATTGCAGCCGAGATTCATTCAATCAatccatcaaatgtatttatagagcccttttaacatcagcagatgtcaaagtgcttatacagaaacccagcctaaaacaccaaagagCAAGCGATGCAGAAGCAAAGTGGCTTGGAAAAACTACCTTGAAAGgcagaaacctaggaagaaacctgtgctgggtggagattataagagtacgcggccattaaggccagattgtttttcaagatgttcaaaccttcatagatgaccagcacggtcaaataataatcaaagtggttatagagggtgaaacaggtcagcacctcaggagtaaatgtcagttggcttttcatagccgatcattcacaggccgagacagcaggtgcagtccagagagcgagagagggagagggatagagaaggtCGAAACAGCAgatccgggacaaggtagcatgtccggtgaacaggttagggttccgtagccgcaggcagaacagtagaaactggatcagcagcacaaccaggtgaaCTGGAGATGGGGAAAGCGAGGAGTAGTAAGGCCAGGTAGtcccgaggcatggtcctagagagagagagagagaaatgggaaaaTTAGAGGGCGCA carries:
- the LOC139375862 gene encoding regulator of G-protein signaling 2-like produces the protein MDICCETASEDLDKTKRLLHKPWKSRLHNFLNSPSPHSRKKLHRQSVNEAKQWGQSLEKLLNHKCGQVAFRVFLKSEFCEENLEFWLACEEFKSITSPEKLAWKATSIYEEFIQSDSPMEVNVDYHTRDTIAQSLHKPTPSCFDVAQRKVCSLMENDAYPRFIQSDYYKDLCAGGRGLGKHKIT